The Solibacillus sp. FSL R7-0682 genome includes a window with the following:
- a CDS encoding DUF6711 family protein, with amino-acid sequence MIKIDGKEIPSPSDYQVGIMDISKAERNARGDMIIERITTKRKIELGWKHLSKSDLQTVMNAVSPVFFKVEYIDPLNSVKKTGTFYAGDRNVGALDYINGDIRWKDIKFSVIEK; translated from the coding sequence TTGATTAAAATTGATGGGAAGGAGATCCCCTCTCCTTCTGATTACCAAGTAGGAATTATGGACATTTCAAAGGCTGAACGTAATGCACGCGGGGACATGATTATTGAGCGCATTACAACTAAACGGAAAATTGAACTTGGGTGGAAACACCTGAGTAAATCCGACTTACAAACGGTAATGAATGCAGTTAGTCCTGTGTTCTTTAAAGTGGAATACATCGACCCTTTGAATAGTGTTAAAAAAACAGGTACGTTTTACGCTGGAGACAGAAATGTTGGAGCGCTTGATTACATTAACGGCGACATTCGCTGGAAAGATATTAAATTTAGTGTCATTGAAAAGTAG